TCAATAGCCTGATGAATACATTGGGAGAACCAGAACGCTCTACTGGCCTACAAATCTTAGGTGAAGCCCTACAAAATTCCGATAAAGTTCATGAGGAATATCGAGAAAGTTCCCAAATTATGCAGAATAATCAATTTTATAAGTTTGGCTTAACAGATTGTGGAATTATGGAAGTTTGCCAAGGTCGATATTTGGTTTTAACTGATGATTTTAAGTTGGCGGGTTATTTATTTTCACAAAATATAGATACGATTAATTTTAATAATATTCGAGGATTATTAAAGTAATGAAGTTAAAGATGAGCCAAGTAGAACTCCAATTACCAGAAACACTCCACCAACAGTTAACCCAGTTAGCGGAGAATGAAGGTGTTTCGTTAAACCAATATATCGTTTATGCACTCACGCGCCAAGTTACTATGGCGTATACAGTTCAAGCAATACCTACTAACGATAGGCATGAAGAGAACGTACTGATTCCCAATTGGAAGCATAGGCTTTACGATAATTCAATGATGCCTTGATAAATGGGCTTTCTTTTGTATACCCAAGACTGAAATTATATTTTTCTTTGAAGGCAGTTTGATCTAGAGAAATGTGAATGATCTCTAGGGATAGCAACTTCTTGTGAAACAACCAATAATCATAATCTAAATCGACAATATCTTCGCGGGGAGGTTCAATACCGAGAATGAAGGCAAAATCGGAAATGGCGACTAGGGTTTCTCGTAAGAGGGTTTCGCTGGGTAATACTTTTTTCGCTTGGACGGGACTTTCGTTTAAGTGGGGATGATATT
This is a stretch of genomic DNA from Roseofilum capinflatum BLCC-M114. It encodes these proteins:
- a CDS encoding GIY-YIG nuclease family protein, coding for MKGDRHLLQLPHIPLQTKELLPESSGIYYVLDQAHKVWYIGQAKNICKRWQGKTHHRIAQLEAQKKTHFTIYYELVSKDQLDEVEKQRIEKYHPHLNESPVQAKKVLPSETLLRETLVAISDFAFILGIEPPREDIVDLDYDYWLFHKKLLSLEIIHISLDQTAFKEKYNFSLGYTKESPFIKASLNYRKAYASNWESVRSLHAYR
- a CDS encoding PIN domain-containing protein; the protein is MIDEIAEFYKQYRHKGILIDTNILILWVVGTVNRERISRFNRTKTFTPNDYDILSQLLDYFSRVVTTPHILTEVNSLMNTLGEPERSTGLQILGEALQNSDKVHEEYRESSQIMQNNQFYKFGLTDCGIMEVCQGRYLVLTDDFKLAGYLFSQNIDTINFNNIRGLLK